One Streptomyces sp. RPA4-2 genomic window carries:
- a CDS encoding MarR family winged helix-turn-helix transcriptional regulator gives MAAEKAEQVLVDQWRDILAVHARTLCEVDRVLHRHGLGASDFEVLDVLAGDAEADGACSYRVQEISDRVHLSQSALSRLVARLEKDGLVTRGMCQEDRRGVRVSLTPKGFDLHREVLPLQRAVLARMLAGDPTAGDDRTARLSSR, from the coding sequence ATGGCGGCGGAGAAGGCCGAGCAGGTGCTCGTGGACCAGTGGCGCGACATACTCGCGGTGCATGCGCGCACCCTGTGCGAGGTCGACCGCGTGCTGCACCGACACGGCCTGGGCGCGAGCGACTTCGAGGTGCTCGACGTGCTGGCCGGTGACGCCGAGGCGGACGGCGCCTGCTCCTACCGCGTCCAGGAGATCTCCGACCGCGTGCATCTGAGCCAGAGCGCGCTGTCCCGGCTGGTGGCCCGACTGGAGAAGGACGGCCTCGTGACACGGGGCATGTGCCAGGAGGACCGGCGGGGCGTGCGGGTGTCCCTCACGCCCAAGGGGTTCGACCTGCACCGTGAGGTGCTGCCGCTGCAACGCGCGGTGCTCGCGCGGATGCTGGCGGGCGACCCGACCGCCGGGGACGACCGAACCGCCCGGCTCAGCTCCAGGTGA
- a CDS encoding fatty acyl-AMP ligase, giving the protein MARSLVDLLTAHASRQPDRTAYRYLVTGDCDGEIQDISYGRLAERSRAVAAWLQERGLAGSRAMLLYPPGLEFMSGYLGCLSAGVVAVPGVPPQGRSQNHRALLRTKRLIADADAKVILGSRDVMAALAGMTEHLPELAGMTCVATEDIPDEAAGSWREPDLTADSVAFLQYTSGSTSAPRGVMVTHANLLDNERVITERMGHTPEVIEEYGHELFVSWLPVYHDMGLIGPVLNAVYLGVTATFFSPLHFLHRPERWPKAVSHYRAHTSGGPNFAYELCLKHATPELLDGLDLSRWRVAFNGAEPVRAATLRRFTETFAAAGLRREALYPCYGLAEATLIVTGGSVQAPPTLVESPETGPRAGAADAAAVGSGRTGPGTTVVVADPERQEELPEGEVGEIWVAGAGVAKGYWRNALATRRTFRATLKDREGHFLRTGDLGFLRDGELFVTGRLKDLLVIGGRNHYPQDLELSAEMSHWSLRPGCTAAFSVDAGEEEGEQPVVVAETAPEALGESEKIVGLIRGAIGEAHGLPVRDVVLVHPGTIPKTSSGKIQRRATRTAYLDGTLSPVGAPTSG; this is encoded by the coding sequence ATGGCTCGTTCCCTGGTCGATTTACTGACCGCGCACGCCTCCCGACAGCCTGACCGGACCGCCTACCGGTATCTCGTCACGGGCGACTGCGACGGAGAGATCCAGGACATCTCCTACGGACGGCTGGCCGAGCGGTCCCGGGCCGTCGCCGCCTGGTTGCAGGAACGCGGACTGGCCGGTTCCCGCGCGATGCTGCTCTATCCACCCGGACTCGAGTTCATGTCCGGTTATCTGGGCTGTCTTTCGGCCGGAGTCGTCGCCGTGCCGGGTGTGCCTCCGCAGGGACGGTCGCAGAACCACCGTGCCCTGCTCCGGACCAAGCGCCTCATCGCCGACGCGGACGCCAAGGTGATCCTGGGCAGCCGTGACGTGATGGCCGCCCTGGCCGGCATGACGGAGCACCTGCCGGAACTGGCCGGGATGACCTGCGTCGCGACCGAGGACATCCCCGACGAAGCGGCCGGCTCCTGGCGCGAACCCGATCTCACCGCCGACTCCGTCGCCTTCCTCCAGTACACCTCCGGATCCACCTCCGCCCCGCGCGGTGTGATGGTGACCCACGCGAACCTGCTGGACAACGAGCGGGTCATCACGGAGCGGATGGGTCACACCCCCGAGGTGATCGAGGAATACGGCCACGAACTCTTCGTCAGCTGGCTTCCCGTCTACCACGACATGGGACTCATCGGCCCGGTCCTGAACGCGGTGTACCTCGGCGTGACCGCCACGTTCTTCTCGCCGCTGCACTTCCTGCACCGGCCCGAGCGCTGGCCGAAGGCCGTCAGCCACTACCGCGCGCACACCAGCGGCGGCCCCAACTTCGCCTACGAGCTGTGCCTGAAGCACGCGACGCCCGAACTCCTCGACGGGCTCGACCTGAGCCGTTGGCGGGTCGCCTTCAACGGCGCGGAACCGGTGCGGGCCGCCACCCTGCGCCGGTTCACCGAGACCTTCGCGGCCGCGGGTCTCCGCCGGGAGGCCCTCTACCCGTGCTACGGCCTGGCGGAGGCCACCCTGATCGTCACCGGCGGCTCCGTACAGGCCCCGCCCACCCTGGTCGAGTCCCCGGAGACCGGGCCGCGCGCCGGCGCGGCGGACGCGGCGGCGGTCGGCTCCGGCCGGACCGGCCCCGGCACCACCGTGGTCGTCGCCGACCCCGAGCGGCAGGAGGAACTGCCCGAGGGCGAGGTCGGTGAGATCTGGGTCGCCGGCGCGGGCGTCGCCAAGGGCTACTGGCGCAACGCCCTCGCGACCCGGCGGACGTTCCGGGCCACCCTGAAGGACCGCGAGGGTCACTTCCTGCGCACCGGCGACCTCGGTTTCCTGCGGGACGGTGAACTCTTCGTCACCGGCCGCCTGAAGGACCTGCTGGTCATCGGCGGCCGCAACCACTACCCCCAGGACCTGGAACTGTCCGCCGAGATGTCCCACTGGTCGCTGCGGCCCGGCTGTACCGCCGCCTTCTCCGTGGACGCCGGGGAGGAGGAGGGCGAGCAGCCCGTCGTCGTCGCGGAGACGGCGCCGGAGGCGCTCGGCGAGTCGGAGAAGATCGTCGGCCTGATCCGCGGCGCGATCGGGGAGGCCCACGGCCTGCCGGTGCGCGATGTGGTGCTGGTCCACCCCGGCACCATTCCGAAGACGTCCAGCGGGAAGATCCAGCGCCGCGCCACCCGGACGGCGTACCTCGACGGCACCCTCTCCCCAGTGGGCGCGCCCACTTCGGGATGA
- a CDS encoding nitroreductase family deazaflavin-dependent oxidoreductase, whose product MSTHVQKPGWFTVNVFNRAVAWMTRRGLSVWGSRGLAVRGRKSGEWRTTPVNLLTVDGQYYLVAPRGHVQWTHNMRAAGGGELRLGKEADTFTATEVTDDDKVPLLRAYLKRWKAEVGVFFKGVGPDSSDEELRRIAPDHPVFRVLIKN is encoded by the coding sequence ATGTCCACGCATGTCCAGAAGCCCGGCTGGTTCACCGTCAACGTCTTCAACCGCGCCGTGGCCTGGATGACCCGTCGCGGTCTCAGCGTCTGGGGATCCCGGGGCCTGGCCGTCCGCGGCCGCAAGAGCGGCGAATGGCGGACGACTCCGGTCAACCTGCTCACCGTGGACGGGCAGTACTACCTGGTCGCGCCGCGTGGCCACGTCCAGTGGACGCACAACATGCGGGCCGCGGGCGGTGGCGAACTGCGCCTCGGCAAGGAGGCCGACACGTTCACGGCGACCGAGGTCACCGACGACGACAAGGTCCCGCTGCTGCGCGCCTACCTCAAGCGCTGGAAGGCCGAGGTCGGCGTCTTCTTCAAGGGCGTCGGTCCCGACTCCTCCGACGAGGAGCTGCGCCGCATCGCCCCCGACCACCCGGTGTTCCGGGTCCTGATCAAGAACTGA
- a CDS encoding maleylpyruvate isomerase family mycothiol-dependent enzyme: protein MDVQEFVKALDAEGRSLAAAAERAGPDAEVATCPGWQVRDLVRHTGMVHRWARAFVTEGHTAYLRDGGLPELDGAELLAWFRDGHRRLVDSLASAPLDVECWSFLPAPSPLAFWARRQAHETTVHRVDAQSALDGTPDAVAPDFAVDGIDELLRGFHGRTRSKVRAQAPCVLRVRATDADAVWTLRLSPEPPVSERGPARGARQDEDPDVDCEVSGPAARLYLALWNRLPFPTVTGDSSLVALWRETSAVTWS, encoded by the coding sequence ATGGACGTTCAGGAATTCGTGAAAGCCCTCGACGCGGAGGGCCGCTCGCTGGCGGCGGCGGCCGAGCGGGCGGGACCCGACGCCGAGGTGGCGACCTGTCCGGGCTGGCAGGTGCGGGACCTCGTACGGCACACGGGCATGGTGCACCGCTGGGCGAGGGCGTTCGTCACCGAGGGGCACACCGCGTATCTACGGGACGGCGGGCTGCCCGAACTCGACGGCGCCGAACTCCTGGCCTGGTTCCGCGACGGCCATCGCCGGCTCGTCGACAGCCTCGCCTCCGCGCCGTTGGACGTGGAGTGCTGGAGCTTTCTGCCCGCTCCCTCGCCGCTCGCCTTCTGGGCTCGGCGACAGGCGCACGAGACGACCGTGCACCGCGTCGACGCACAGTCCGCGCTCGACGGGACGCCGGATGCGGTCGCCCCGGACTTCGCGGTGGACGGGATCGACGAGTTGCTGCGCGGCTTCCACGGCCGGACGCGGAGCAAGGTACGCGCACAGGCGCCCTGCGTGCTGCGTGTGCGGGCCACGGACGCAGACGCGGTGTGGACCCTGCGGCTGTCACCCGAACCGCCCGTGAGCGAGCGGGGCCCGGCTCGGGGTGCGCGGCAGGACGAAGACCCTGACGTCGACTGCGAGGTGTCCGGCCCCGCCGCGCGGCTCTACCTGGCGCTGTGGAACCGGCTGCCGTTTCCGACGGTCACCGGCGACAGCTCACTCGTCGCGCTGTGGCGGGAGACGTCCGCGGTCACCTGGAGCTGA
- a CDS encoding MFS transporter: MPNINKTRTRNVAPDNGKDLTRLRIALTAFFALDGFVFAGWVVRIPAIKEQTGASASTLGLALLGVSAGAVITMTLTGRLCRRFGNHPVTVVCAVILSLSVALPPLTHSAAALGAVLLVFGSAYGGINVAFNSAAVDLVAALRRPIMPSFHAAFSLGGMIGAGLGGLVAGSLSPTRHLLGLTFIGLLVTAVAGRVLLREEAPAAPDHRPHHDDAPAAPNRTPHDDAAPGSRRPAKERVRRRTDSRIRVLVLVFGVIALCTAYGEGALADWGALHLEQDLDAHPGVAAAGYSCFALTMTIGRLSGTALLERLGRTRILVVGGATAAAGMLLGSLAPSAWAALLGFAVTGLGLANIFPVAIERAGALAGPGGVAAASTLGYGGMLLGPPAIGFMADWFSLPTALTSVAALAAVAAAIGFTTRRVAVG, encoded by the coding sequence GTGCCGAACATAAACAAAACCCGAACGCGCAACGTCGCGCCGGACAACGGCAAGGACCTCACCCGCCTCCGTATAGCCCTGACCGCCTTCTTCGCCCTCGACGGGTTCGTCTTCGCCGGGTGGGTCGTCCGTATCCCCGCCATCAAGGAGCAGACCGGCGCCTCGGCGAGCACGCTCGGGCTCGCACTGCTCGGGGTCTCGGCCGGCGCGGTGATCACTATGACGCTCACCGGGAGGCTGTGCCGCCGGTTCGGCAACCACCCGGTGACCGTCGTCTGTGCCGTCATCCTGTCGCTGAGCGTGGCCCTGCCGCCGCTCACGCACTCCGCGGCGGCCCTGGGCGCCGTGCTCCTGGTGTTCGGCTCGGCCTACGGCGGGATCAACGTCGCGTTCAACAGCGCCGCCGTCGACCTGGTGGCCGCACTGCGACGGCCGATCATGCCCAGCTTCCACGCGGCGTTCAGTCTGGGCGGCATGATCGGCGCGGGCCTCGGCGGACTCGTCGCGGGATCGCTGTCCCCCACCCGTCATCTGCTGGGACTGACCTTCATCGGCCTGTTGGTGACCGCTGTGGCGGGACGCGTCCTGTTGCGTGAGGAGGCTCCGGCGGCACCGGACCACCGTCCGCACCACGACGACGCGCCCGCGGCACCGAACCGTACGCCCCACGACGACGCGGCACCGGGCAGCCGGCGCCCCGCCAAGGAGCGGGTACGCCGCCGCACGGACTCCCGTATCCGGGTCCTGGTACTCGTCTTCGGCGTGATCGCCCTGTGCACGGCGTACGGCGAGGGAGCCCTGGCCGACTGGGGGGCGCTCCACCTCGAACAGGACCTCGACGCCCATCCCGGGGTCGCGGCCGCCGGCTACTCCTGTTTCGCGCTCACCATGACGATCGGACGGCTCAGTGGGACGGCGCTGCTGGAGCGGCTCGGGCGGACCCGGATCCTGGTGGTGGGCGGTGCGACGGCCGCGGCCGGCATGCTGCTCGGGTCGCTCGCCCCCTCCGCGTGGGCCGCGCTCCTCGGATTCGCCGTCACGGGGCTCGGCCTCGCCAACATCTTCCCCGTCGCCATCGAACGCGCGGGCGCCCTGGCCGGACCCGGTGGAGTCGCCGCCGCGTCCACACTCGGCTACGGCGGCATGCTCCTCGGGCCGCCCGCCATCGGGTTCATGGCCGACTGGTTCTCCCTGCCCACGGCGCTCACCAGCGTGGCCGCCCTGGCCGCCGTGGCCGCCGCCATCGGCTTCACGACCCGACGGGTCGCGGTGGGCTGA
- a CDS encoding MFS transporter, giving the protein MTSPLTTPVSLGRWTPRLWGTLLVLCAAMFLDALDVSMVGVALPSIGSELDLSTSTLQWIVSGYILGYGGLLLLGGRTADLLGRRQVFLVALGVFALASLLGGLVDSGPLLIASRFIKGLSAAFTAPAGLSIITTTFPEGTLRNRALSIYTTCAATGFSMGLVLSGLLTEASWRLTMLLPAPIALLALLVGMKLLPRSEREKDHNGYDIPGAVLGTASMLLLVFTVVQAPQAGWASARTLLSFLAVAVLLTVFVRVERRSPGPLIRLGVLRSGSQIRAQLGAMAFFGSYVGFQFLVTLYMQSLLGWSALHTALAFLPAGALVALSSTKVGAVVDRFGTPRLIAAGFALMVLGYALFTRVSLDPVYASVILPTMLLIGAACALVFPSLNIQATNGVDDHEQGMVSGLLNTSVQVGGAIFLAIVTAVVTANSSEGSSPQAVLDSYRAGLLVVTGIALAGLLITLPGLRTRRPRGSVVVAKSARQTSQETSQERVPVRD; this is encoded by the coding sequence ATGACCTCCCCGCTCACCACCCCCGTGTCCCTGGGACGCTGGACCCCCCGACTGTGGGGCACCCTGCTGGTGCTCTGCGCCGCGATGTTCCTGGACGCGCTGGACGTGTCGATGGTCGGCGTCGCCCTGCCCTCCATCGGCTCCGAACTCGATCTCTCCACCTCGACGCTGCAATGGATCGTCAGCGGCTACATCCTGGGATACGGCGGACTGCTCCTGCTCGGCGGACGCACCGCCGACCTGTTGGGCCGCCGACAGGTCTTCCTCGTGGCCCTGGGAGTCTTCGCGCTCGCCTCACTGCTCGGCGGACTCGTCGACTCGGGCCCGCTGCTGATCGCCAGCCGCTTCATCAAGGGCCTCAGCGCGGCGTTCACCGCGCCGGCGGGCCTGTCGATCATCACCACGACCTTCCCCGAGGGCACGCTGCGCAACCGCGCCCTGTCGATCTACACCACCTGCGCCGCCACCGGCTTCTCGATGGGCCTCGTCCTGTCCGGCCTGCTCACCGAGGCCAGCTGGCGCCTGACCATGCTGCTGCCCGCGCCCATCGCGCTCCTCGCGCTCCTCGTCGGCATGAAGCTCCTGCCGCGCAGCGAACGGGAGAAGGACCACAACGGCTACGACATCCCGGGCGCGGTTCTCGGCACGGCATCGATGCTGCTGCTCGTGTTCACCGTCGTCCAGGCACCGCAAGCCGGCTGGGCCTCGGCCCGCACGCTGCTGTCCTTCCTCGCGGTCGCCGTCCTGCTCACGGTCTTCGTCCGGGTCGAGCGGCGCTCACCCGGACCTCTGATCCGGCTCGGGGTGCTGCGCTCCGGCAGCCAGATCAGGGCCCAGCTCGGCGCGATGGCGTTCTTCGGCTCGTACGTCGGCTTCCAGTTCCTGGTCACGCTCTATATGCAGTCGCTGCTCGGCTGGTCGGCGCTGCACACCGCGCTCGCCTTCCTTCCCGCGGGCGCGCTGGTCGCGCTCTCCTCGACCAAGGTCGGAGCCGTGGTGGACCGTTTCGGTACCCCGCGACTGATCGCCGCGGGCTTCGCGCTGATGGTTCTCGGCTACGCGCTGTTCACGCGCGTCAGCCTCGACCCGGTGTACGCGTCGGTGATCCTGCCCACGATGCTGCTGATCGGCGCGGCCTGCGCGCTGGTCTTCCCGTCGCTCAACATCCAGGCCACCAACGGCGTCGACGATCACGAACAGGGCATGGTCTCGGGCCTGCTCAACACCTCGGTCCAGGTGGGCGGCGCCATCTTCCTGGCGATCGTGACGGCGGTCGTCACCGCGAACTCCTCCGAGGGCTCCTCCCCGCAGGCCGTCCTCGACAGCTACCGGGCCGGCCTGCTCGTGGTCACGGGTATCGCCCTGGCGGGACTGCTGATCACCCTGCCGGGCCTGCGGACGCGGCGTCCGCGGGGGTCCGTCGTGGTCGCCAAGTCCGCGCGGCAGACGTCGCAGGAGACATCGCAGGAGCGGGTGCCGGTCCGCGACTGA
- a CDS encoding DUF6332 family protein, with protein MRPTRTQDQRDTITVEIGYALLSAAFVAALALGAVSGPALLFHLPLAVEKFLITSGIMLAVALFAVRVVTVLIRFGRAAGAQPSHPGRTNPDS; from the coding sequence ATGAGGCCAACACGTACGCAGGACCAACGGGACACGATCACCGTGGAAATCGGGTACGCGTTGCTCAGCGCGGCGTTCGTGGCGGCGCTCGCGTTGGGGGCGGTGTCCGGCCCCGCGCTGCTGTTCCATCTCCCCCTCGCCGTCGAGAAGTTCCTGATCACCTCGGGGATAATGCTGGCCGTGGCGCTCTTCGCCGTACGGGTGGTCACCGTGCTGATCCGCTTCGGCCGCGCGGCCGGCGCTCAGCCCAGCCACCCCGGCCGGACCAACCCCGACTCGTAG
- a CDS encoding response regulator transcription factor: MIRVLLADDQSLVRAGFKALLDAQADLEVAGEAADGDEALRKVRALRPDVVLMDIRMPVLDGLAATRRITGDQELKDVKVVMLTTFELDEYVFEAIRSGASGFLVKDTEPDELLRAVRAVVEGDALLSPGVTRRLISEFAARSKEPAAAGLLGRLTEREREVMALVGIGLSNDEIARRLVVSPLTAKTHVSRTMVKLGARDRAQLVVMAYESGLVRPGWLG; this comes from the coding sequence GTGATCCGCGTACTGCTCGCCGACGACCAGTCACTGGTCAGGGCAGGCTTCAAGGCGCTGCTCGACGCACAGGCAGACCTGGAGGTGGCCGGTGAGGCGGCAGACGGCGACGAGGCGCTGCGCAAGGTGCGCGCACTGCGGCCCGACGTCGTTCTGATGGACATCCGCATGCCGGTGCTGGACGGGCTGGCCGCGACCCGTCGCATCACCGGCGACCAGGAGCTCAAGGACGTCAAGGTGGTCATGCTCACCACCTTCGAGCTGGACGAGTACGTCTTCGAGGCGATCCGCTCCGGCGCCTCCGGATTCCTTGTCAAGGACACCGAGCCGGACGAACTCCTGCGCGCGGTACGGGCGGTGGTCGAGGGCGACGCGCTGTTGTCGCCGGGGGTGACACGGCGGCTCATCTCCGAGTTCGCGGCCCGGTCGAAGGAGCCCGCGGCGGCCGGCCTCCTCGGCCGGCTCACGGAGCGGGAACGGGAGGTGATGGCGCTGGTCGGCATCGGTCTGTCCAACGACGAGATCGCGAGGCGACTTGTCGTCAGCCCGCTCACCGCCAAGACCCATGTCAGTCGGACCATGGTGAAGCTCGGAGCCCGCGACCGGGCTCAACTGGTCGTGATGGCCTACGAGTCGGGGTTGGTCCGGCCGGGGTGGCTGGGCTGA
- a CDS encoding sensor histidine kinase, with product MTVMEEQRTPRSPGWGGGPPWWRHGPLGRTGPQGWTGGDPGDSEGRAGRLPWRSTLLLTVLVLVGSQFAAHAQVGDRAALDPFARALLLVGCGLLLWRQRRPVLVAFGTATVTLVYLAAGYPYGPVFVTAAVGCFGAVVAGHRRAAWAAIGMLWLGHLLMAHWLYHWLPPAGDRAVSWTREIGVATWGVAIVAVSELVRVRREQWARDRAERAQAAARRADEERLRIARELHDVLAHSISVINVQAGVGLALLDSDPEQARSALTTIKAASKEALGEVRQVLETLRTPGDAPRAPAPGLDRLPELVEQAAAAGLAVEVRGTPPKLPPGIDLAAFRIVQEALTNVVRHSGSRHARVRIEPAGDALRLRIDDDGPGTGADAGGSGHGLAGMRERAVALGGTIEAGARDDGGFRVLAVLPLQVKEDR from the coding sequence GTGACCGTCATGGAAGAGCAGCGAACCCCCAGGTCCCCGGGGTGGGGCGGTGGACCGCCGTGGTGGCGGCACGGGCCCCTGGGTCGGACCGGGCCGCAGGGGTGGACCGGCGGGGATCCCGGGGACTCCGAGGGGCGCGCGGGCCGCCTGCCCTGGCGCTCCACTCTGCTCCTGACCGTCCTCGTGCTCGTCGGCTCGCAGTTCGCCGCGCACGCCCAGGTTGGAGATCGCGCGGCCCTCGACCCCTTCGCGCGGGCTCTGCTGCTCGTGGGGTGCGGTCTGCTGCTGTGGCGGCAGCGGCGTCCGGTGCTCGTCGCCTTCGGCACGGCCACGGTGACCCTGGTCTACCTGGCCGCCGGATACCCGTACGGGCCCGTCTTCGTCACGGCCGCCGTCGGCTGCTTCGGCGCGGTCGTGGCGGGACACCGCCGAGCGGCCTGGGCGGCCATCGGCATGCTCTGGCTCGGCCATCTGCTCATGGCGCACTGGCTCTATCACTGGCTGCCGCCGGCGGGGGACCGGGCGGTCTCCTGGACCCGGGAGATCGGCGTCGCCACCTGGGGCGTGGCGATCGTGGCCGTCTCGGAGCTGGTGCGCGTCCGCCGTGAGCAGTGGGCCCGCGACCGCGCCGAGCGCGCGCAGGCCGCGGCGCGTCGCGCCGACGAGGAGCGGCTGCGGATCGCCCGCGAACTGCACGACGTCCTGGCACACAGCATCTCGGTGATCAATGTCCAGGCGGGTGTCGGCCTCGCGCTGCTCGACTCCGACCCGGAGCAGGCACGCTCGGCGCTCACCACCATCAAGGCGGCGAGCAAGGAGGCGCTCGGCGAGGTCCGGCAGGTACTCGAAACCCTGCGTACCCCCGGAGACGCGCCGCGGGCTCCGGCTCCCGGACTCGACCGGCTCCCCGAGCTCGTCGAGCAGGCGGCGGCCGCCGGCCTGGCCGTTGAGGTCCGGGGCACCCCCCCGAAGCTTCCGCCGGGCATCGACCTCGCCGCGTTCCGGATCGTCCAGGAGGCCCTCACCAATGTCGTGCGGCACTCGGGATCGCGGCACGCGCGTGTGCGGATCGAGCCGGCGGGGGACGCGCTGCGGCTGCGCATCGACGACGACGGACCCGGGACCGGCGCCGACGCGGGCGGCAGCGGGCACGGGCTGGCCGGCATGCGGGAGCGGGCCGTCGCCCTCGGTGGCACGATCGAGGCGGGCGCGCGCGACGACGGTGGCTTCCGCGTACTGGCCGTACTGCCCCTGCAGGTCAAGGAGGACCGGTGA
- a CDS encoding TetR/AcrR family transcriptional regulator yields the protein MTTARGVRARARIEVTAAIKEEARRQLAEEGAAKLSLRAVARELGMASSALYRYFPSRDDLLTALIIDAYDSLGESAETAHAEVVTAGPRERWIAVCVAARHWALEHPHEYALIYGSPVPGYTAPQTTVPAASRVGLLLIGIVRDAHQGKGVARTPLPAGLRAEARRMAADLAPDLPSEAVVALVAAWSQLYGLIGFEVFGQFNRVVEDREEFFRHAADQLAHAVGLVYPEPAGATGGRSGRAGS from the coding sequence ATGACGACCGCACGAGGAGTACGCGCCCGAGCCAGGATCGAGGTCACCGCGGCCATCAAGGAAGAGGCACGCAGACAACTCGCCGAGGAGGGGGCCGCCAAGCTCTCGCTGCGCGCCGTCGCCCGCGAACTCGGTATGGCCTCCTCCGCGCTCTACCGCTATTTCCCCAGCCGCGACGACCTGTTGACCGCGCTCATCATCGACGCCTACGACTCCCTCGGCGAGAGCGCGGAGACGGCGCATGCCGAGGTCGTGACAGCCGGCCCGCGCGAGCGCTGGATCGCGGTCTGCGTGGCGGCGCGCCACTGGGCGCTGGAGCATCCGCACGAGTACGCGCTCATCTACGGTTCGCCCGTGCCCGGATACACCGCGCCGCAGACCACCGTCCCGGCCGCCTCCCGCGTGGGGCTGCTCCTGATCGGGATCGTCCGCGACGCCCACCAGGGCAAGGGCGTGGCCCGCACCCCGCTGCCCGCCGGGCTGCGGGCGGAGGCGCGGCGGATGGCCGCCGACCTCGCTCCCGACCTCCCGTCCGAGGCCGTCGTGGCACTCGTGGCCGCCTGGTCGCAGCTCTACGGCCTGATCGGGTTCGAGGTCTTCGGGCAGTTCAACAGGGTCGTCGAGGACCGGGAGGAGTTCTTCCGGCACGCGGCGGACCAGCTCGCCCACGCTGTGGGACTGGTGTACCCGGAGCCGGCGGGGGCGACGGGCGGACGGAGTGGCCGGGCCGGCTCCTGA